The following proteins come from a genomic window of Megalops cyprinoides isolate fMegCyp1 chromosome 6, fMegCyp1.pri, whole genome shotgun sequence:
- the LOC118779954 gene encoding pancreatic progenitor cell differentiation and proliferation factor B-like, whose protein sequence is MAAIPSSGSLVATHDYYRRRIGSTSSNSSCSSSEYMGEVIPHHPALPRQDSGHWWSSFFFAKQNQPGFTVGTDFQQKAGTCVAREMLKRQVSESSDSGKPEGGSAPPS, encoded by the exons ATGGCGGCAATTCCATCCAGCGGCTCTCTCGTTGCTACCCATGACTACTATCGAA GGCGCATCGGGTCTACTTCCAGTAACAGCTCGTGCAGCAGTTCGGAGTACATGGGAGAAGTCATTCCACATCATCCCG CTCTGCCCAGACAGGACTCTGGACACTGGTGGTCCAGTTTCTTCTTTGCTAAACAGAACCAGCCAGGTTTTACTGTGGGAACTGACTTTCAGCAGAA GGCAGGGACCTGTGTGGCCAGAGAGATGCTGAAGAGACAGGTCAGCGAGAGCAGCGACTCGGGGAAGCCGGAGGGGGGGAGCGCCCCTCCCTCTTGA